The segment GATATCGGAATCAATATTTCTACGCCGAGCCACATAGaaatcgctctcggtgacaaccatggcagagagatacattttacatacaacaTGTGGAAGATCCTCCTGGATCAACGACATGCCATCCaccatttctttaacaatgatGAAGACAAAGCACATGCATCATCTCAAACCATCGAACATGTCACGCTACGGTttggaaagataaataatctaaaagtgCTGCGTCTGGAAACATCAACGGTGTGTTTAGCAATGTCACACAACACCATATATAACATGATCGCTCTCGAGTATTGTGTGGATCGTATCGTTCAATCGTTGAACAACGTCACTAGTATGGTCGACATCAAGTTCACACACTTTCGAAAAATCGCGAGCGGTGCGAAGGATCCCATCGCGGTGATACGTGAGAGCGAATCGTTCGATAAGAATGATATAATCGATTGTGAGCTGTTAGCTCAGGTCTTTGGATCGCAATAATTCTAGCATATCACAtactttattgttaaaatattttcaccatcataatgtatttattagatgcatctgtttaataaatattatttcaattaaattattttttattatctcgacTATATACCTTTCTCACCCTATCCGCTATACCGACTTATCCTACAACGcgcgcatcaaagtagagTGTCTGTTTAAATcgcgtcatcgctgtattttagaacaaagaggtagcatttgagcgccgtttcttagagggtgtgataaggattgttaatacaaattgtaggcaTCGCCATGTTGCTAGATGCGTAATCatgtttggaggagagggggtaaatgtggagtggtaggggtatcagattacaataatttccggaagataagaattgttaatacaaacatgAGCCATTGTTATGCTTATAGttagtgtcgtgtgcaacaaacgggtatataaagcgagtgagaaaaatatgaatcttcAAAATCATTCGCAATGGAGAAGGAGCGCGATCTTACCGTACGAGCAGCAAATATCAAAACGACGGGAGAGTTCCTTCCATGGGACTACGAGTGCAACGAGTACCTCGATTCTCTCAAGGAACAATGTCGCAAGAGACAACGCACCGGAGTAGTCAACTCTCTGGTGGCGCAAATTGCGCGTCTGGAGGATGTGAGGGACGCCCTGCACGAGCGTTTCGTACCCATCGGTGCTGGATACGGTGGATACGAGAAGAAGGGCTACACGTGGAAGGAGATCGAGACGGCGTTTAGGAACCGTGTGCTGACGGGTGTGGTTGTCAATCGCGAATACATCGATCCtcgtgaattttttgaaaatgtaaaaaatacggtTATCGAGCGGATCCAGGGCGTCATGGCGGAACACAACAGCGTCAAGATTAACACCGCGTTCAACGGGGAATTCGTCGCGGGCGACAAGACTGCCGTGAAGACCATCGCCACCAAAAATTGCGAGTTGTTTCCCACATCCGATCTCAACGAGTGGTACACGCGGCACGTGGAGGATGATATTCTGGCGGCTTTGGAGGAGTTTCAGGAACGCGATAGCGGATGGGCGTTGTCGCGTATCCTGAATCTCACCGTCAATGTGAACAAGTTCAATCCTCTGCACGCGGGATGCCACATCGAGTTACCGTGGCAAATTATGCTAAAAAGGGCTGTGGTCAACGTGCAATCGACAGACAATGCATGTTTCGCGTGGGCGGTGGTAGCAGCTTTATATCCAGCGAAAAAACATCCGGAAAGAACGATAGAATACCCACATTACTCGACGGTGCTCAACCTGTGTGGCATCGAGTTCCCCGTGACGCTGTCACAAATATCAAAGTTCGAGAAACTAAACGCCATCTCCGTCAACGTCTTCACCACCGAAGACTCAAAAATCGTCCCTCTGCGGCTCGCCGATGACAAAAAGGAGAAGCACGTCAACCTGCTATACGTGCGTAAAAACAACGATGCACACTTTGCGTGCATAAAGAACCTGCCGCGGTTGGTGAGCTCACAACTGAGCATgcacaaatgtaaaaagtacatttgcgatcggtaagtaaaaacacatttatagaataattcgaaactttattcacagtattaatcatacaaattattacaggtgTCTACACTACTTTTATACACGGGAGAAATTATCGGCGCACAGCGTCGACTGCGGGAAAATGAACGACTGCGCCGTCGTTCTCCCCAGCGAGGACGACGAGTGGCTGACGTTCCGGAATTACAATCGGAAGGAGCGGCTCCCGTTCGTAGTGTACGCCGATCTCGAATGTACGCTCGAGAAAAAGGTGGATCAGGACGGTACTACTTACGCCTACCAACATCACAGAGCCTATAGCGTAGGATTTTATGTAAGTTGCACGTACGATAATTCTTTATCTAGTTTTAAGTCGTATCGCGGTGAGGATTGCGTGACGTGGTTCGTCAACGAACTTCACGATTTGGCGCGCCGTGTGAAAGCGATCCTCACCACCGTCGTCCCCATGGCGGATCTTACGCGGGAAGAATCGGAAAAATTCCGTAGCACCGCGACGTGCTACGTGTGCGAGAAACCGTTTACGCCGGACGACACGCGGGTGCGCGATCATTGTCATCTGACCGGGCGTTACCGCGGTgccgcgcactcgtcgtgcaatctaaattacaaagactcccacgttatcccggtgatatttcacaatttatccggttacgacgcgcatttcattattaaagacgTTGCCAATGCCTTTGAAGGCAATGTCGAATTGTTACCGCTGACGAAAGAgcgatacatttcttttacaaaaaatgttaaagataccatggatcaaaaatcaaaattgtgtataaaattacggtttattgattcgtttaaatttctcaGTACAAGTCTCGACAAATTGGCATCATATTTAACTGTGGATGAATTAAAGATTACACGATCGGAATTCAATCATTTATCCGCGGaacatttcaatttgcttactcggaaaggtgtgtttccctacgagtacgtcgacagcgtcgacaagctccgggacacaagcctgccatcgcgcgaatcgttttacagctcgctcaccggagaaacggtatccgagagtgattacgcgcacgcgacaaacgTCTGGCAAACTTTTTCGATCGAAGATCTAGGTCAATACAGCGATTTGTATCTAAAAACAGACGTTCTTTTGTTGgcggatattttcgaaaattttcgaaacatgTCTATAAAGAGTTACGGTTTAGATCCCGCTCATTATTACACTCTACCGGGATACACGTGGGACGCTATGTTGAAGTACACGTGTGTAAAATTCGAGTTGCTCACGGACATCGATATGGTACTGTTTGTCGAGCGCGGTATACGCGGCGGTCTCAGCCAATGCTCCAACCGATACGCCGCCGCCAACAACAAATACATGCCATCCTACGACCCATCGGAACCGTCGTCGTACCTAATGTACTATGATGTAAACAACTTGTACGGCTGGGCGATGTGTCAACCGTTGCCCTACGCCAAATTTCGATGGGTCGATGATGTCGAAAACTTTAACGTAATGTCCGTTGCATCCGATTCGGCTACCGGTTATGTGCTGGAAGTCGATCTCGAGTACCCGGTGAATCTTCACGACGCGCACTCCGATCTGCCGTTCTGCCCGACGCGCGATaagccgcccggcaagcgggagATCAAATTACTCGCCACGCTGTGCGATAAGCAGCGTTATGTCATCCACTACCGTAATCTGCAGCAATGCGTGCGACACGGTCTgcgaattgcaaagattcaccgcgtactgcaattcgcgcaatctccGTGTCTCCGCGGATACATAGAACTAAATACACAGTTTCGGACACGGGCGACAAAcgatttcgagaaaaatttatacaaattgatgaacaacgccgttttcggcaaaaccatggagaatgtgcgaaatcaCACGGATGTACGACTCGTTACACAGTGGGAGGGACGGTACGGAGCGGAGGCTATGATCGCGAAACCGAATTTCCACAGCCGAAGCGTGTTCTCGGAGAATCTGATTGCCGTAGAGTTGCGAaaactcgaagtgaaattcgacaagccgatctacgtgggtatgtgcatcctcgacatatccaagacctgcttgtacgagtttcactacgagtacatggcgcctctctaccgcgacaattgtaaaattatgtacaccGATACCGACAGTCTGATATACTTTCTGCACTGCGAGGACGCGTATCGGGATATGAAACGTGATATATCCAAATTCGACACGAGCGACTACTCCGAGGACAACGTTTACGGTATGCCGCGCGCCAACAAGAAAGTACCCGGTCTGATGAAAGACGAGAACAACGGCGCGATCATGACGGAATTTGTCGGACTGGGAGCGAAGATGTACGCGTTGAGAGTCACCGGTCAAAAAGACACCAAAAAGGTTAAAGGTGTAAAAAAGAGTGTAGTCGCTAGAACGATAACGTTCGACGATTACACTCGGTGTCTCAACGCCGAAATCGAGCTGACGCGGCGTCAATCGTGCATCCGCTCAAAGTTGCACGAGGTGTACACCGTGTCGGAGTCGAAGCTCGCGCTCAGTCCGTACGACGATAAGCGGCACGTCGTATCCGGTTCCACCGACACTCTACCATGGGGACATCGCGagatacatttgtaaataatgcgtagtaatttatatagtttaatattttatgtattattgttattagttttttaaatgtatatatattgtaacatattgtagtaataaagaacaccattgtatatat is part of the Linepithema humile isolate Giens D197 chromosome 3, Lhum_UNIL_v1.0, whole genome shotgun sequence genome and harbors:
- the LOC136998364 gene encoding uncharacterized protein; protein product: MEKERDLTVRAANIKTTGEFLPWDYECNEYLDSLKEQCRKRQRTGVVNSLVAQIARLEDVRDALHERFVPIGAGYGGYEKKGYTWKEIETAFRNRVLTGVVVNREYIDPREFFENVKNTVIERIQGVMAEHNSVKINTAFNGEFVAGDKTAVKTIATKNCELFPTSDLNEWYTRHVEDDILAALEEFQERDSGWALSRILNLTVNVNKFNPLHAGCHIELPWQIMLKRAVVNVQSTDNACFAWAVVAALYPAKKHPERTIEYPHYSTVLNLCGIEFPVTLSQISKFEKLNAISVNVFTTEDSKIVPLRLADDKKEKHVNLLYVRKNNDAHFACIKNLPRLVSSQLSMHKCKKYICDR
- the LOC136999035 gene encoding uncharacterized protein, translating into MNDCAVVLPSEDDEWLTFRNYNRKERLPFVVYADLECTLEKKVDQDGTTYAYQHHRAYSVGFYVSCTYDNSLSSFKSYRGEDCVTWFVNELHDLARRVKAILTTVVPMADLTREESEKFRSTATCYVCEKPFTPDDTRVRDHCHLTGRYRGAAHSSCNLNYKDSHVIPVIFHNLSGYDAHFIIKDVANAFEGNVELLPLTKERYISFTKNVKDTMDQKSKLCIKLRSLTGETVSESDYAHATNVWQTFSIEDLGQYSDLYLKTDVLLLADIFENFRNMSIKSYGLDPAHYYTLPGYTWDAMLKYTCVKFELLTDIDMVLFVERGIRGGLSQCSNRYAAANNKYMPSYDPSEPSSYLMYYDVNNLYGWAMCQPLPYAKFRWVDDVENFNVMSVASDSATGYVLEVDLEYPVNLHDAHSDLPFCPTRDKPPGKREIKLLATLNACDTVCELQRFTAYCNSRNLRVSADT
- the LOC136998365 gene encoding uncharacterized protein — translated: MNNAVFGKTMENVRNHTDVRLVTQWEGRYGAEAMIAKPNFHSRSVFSENLIAVELRKLEVKFDKPIYVGMCILDISKTCLYEFHYEYMAPLYRDNCKIMYTDTDSLIYFLHCEDAYRDMKRDISKFDTSDYSEDNVYGMPRANKKVPGLMKDENNGAIMTEFVGLGAKMYALRVTGQKDTKKVKGVKKSVVARTITFDDYTRCLNAEIELTRRQSCIRSKLHEVYTVSESKLALSPYDDKRHVVSGSTDTLPWGHREIHL